One Triticum dicoccoides isolate Atlit2015 ecotype Zavitan chromosome 5B, WEW_v2.0, whole genome shotgun sequence genomic window carries:
- the LOC119311158 gene encoding uncharacterized protein LOC119311158 yields the protein MASLVPGVLVKLLQHMNTDVKVAGEHRSSLLQVVSIVPALSGSDLFTNQGFYLKVSDSSHATYVTLPEEQHDLILSDKIQLGQFIHVDRLEAATPVPILWGVRPVPGRHPCVGNPEDLVLTSSSKVAGSKKAQSANGSKPTNGLKDAGVLSLEKEKSKLEKINAPHKTLGTENKKPVLTKSKSSLSKQALNGVTEKKETVKPKARPARVRSTPSSPTSVYSLPATFDRFSSDLRQRHGVKGPEKASSSRLSLLERAASVLKVTTAGRRSSAVNSISSSVLGIGSGPKALRRSWEGAVDTKGKNNSDSKTTKADRKPENRGPTTPRRKPPVNEKVSHKDDSKIHNPARKSTSSAPAPPVDADKVPKKHPPTLKRTSGGLSNPNVTNLVKIPPNSKKLTDVGNSWASLPPSLAKLGKELLKYRESAQVAAVEAMQEASAAESLLRCLSSYAEVSSTAEEQNPQPTVEQFLALHSSLSRATVITDTLTKSAAPPECSAASDAGTVASATDDEAAAAVAAERQRRAKSWVNAALATDLSGFGLYNLKPVPATVSSPLAVVVVDESAKPVAAPPNAVKSLSPAAKSRMSPAKGKPRTGPGATAAAVTPAPPEWERGVGAEERGQLARRLGEESRGWFLGFVERFLDADVSAAAPWDRERAARMLPQLKRVNDWLGEIGTRGEAPPPPPPAQDGDEEAAATAVAATSANGCGVPEETIERLRKKIYEFLLTNVDSAAAVLGGAAAPPAPAPASGKKS from the exons ATGGCGTCGTTGGTGCCCGGTGTCCTCGTCAAGCTCCTTCAGCATATGAACACGGATGTCAAAGTCGCAGGAGAGCATCGGTCGTCCCTTCTTCAGGTCGTCAGCATTGTGCCAGCACTTTCAGGGAGTGATCTTTTCACCAACCAAGGGTTCTACCTCAAGGTGTCCGATTCTTCGCACGCCACGTATGTAACCCTTCCCGAGGAACAGCATGATCTCATCTTGAGCGACAAGATTCAGTTAGGGCAGTTCATCCATGTCGATCGCCTTGAGGCGGCCACTCCGGTACCCATCCTTTGGGGAGTCCGGCCAGTTCCTGGCCGCCATCCTTGCGTTGGCAACCCCGAGGACCTTGTGTTAACTAGCTCTTCCAAAGTTGCCGGCAGCAAGAAAGCACAATCGGCCAATGGATCGAAACCAACCAATGGATTAAAAGATGCTGGCGTCTTGTCGCTAGAGAAGGAAAAGAGCAAGTTAGAGAAAATTAATGCTCCCCACAAAACCCTTGGGACAGAAAATAAGAAACCGGTGCTGACCAAATCAAAATCTTCACTGTCAAAACAGGCTTTGAATGGGGTTACTGAGAAGAAGGAAACAGTGAAACCAAAGGCAAGACCTGCTCGTGTTAGATCAACACCTTCATCTCCAACCAGTGTCTATTCTCTACCTGCAACATTTGACAGATTTTCTAGTGATCTAAGACAGAGACATGGGGTAAAAGGACCAGAGAAAGCATCATCTTCTAGGCTCTCCTTGTTAGAAAGGGCAGCTTCAGTTCTGAAGGTCACTACTGCAGGGAGAAGGTCCTCTGCGGTTAACTCAATCAGTAGCTCTGTGCTGGGTATTGGATCAGGGCCAAAGGCATTGCGAAGAAGCTGGGAAGGAGCTGTGGATACAAAAGGGAAAAATAATTCAGACTCAAAGACGACCAAAGCTGACAGGAAACCTGAGAACAGGGGCCCAACG acTCCTAGAAGAAAGCCACCAGTGAATGAGAAGGTGTCACATAAAGACGACAGTAAGATTCATAACCCTGCTAGAAAGAGCACGTCAAGTGCTCCTGCTCCTCCAGTCGATGCTGACAAAGTACCGAAGAAGCATCCTCCTACTCTAAAGAGGACATCTGGGGGTTTAAGCAACCCAAATGTTACAAATTTGGTTAAGATTCCACCAAACAGCAAAAAACTGACAGATGTCGGCAATTCATGGGCATCACTTCCTCCGTCACTTGCCAAATTAGGAAAG GAGCTTCTGAAGTATAGAGAATCGGCGCAGGTGGCTGCTGTTGAAGCCATGCAGGAAGCTTCAGCTGCAGAAAGCTTGCTGAGATGTTTGAG CTCGTACGCCGAGGTGAGCTCGACGGCTGAGGAGCAGAACCCGCAGCCGACCGTTGAGCAGTTCCTCGCCCTCCACAGCTCGCTCTCCCGCGCCACGGTGATCACTGACACCCTCACCAAGTCAGCAGCCCCGCCGGAATGCTCAGCGGCCAGCGACGCCGGGACGGTGGCCTCTGCTACGGACGATGAGGCGGCTGCTGCAGTCGCAGCGGAGCGGCAGCGCCGGGCCAAGTCCTGGGTTAACGCCGCGCTCGCCACTGACCTCTCTGGCTTCGGGCTCTACAACCTCAAGCCGGTCCCGGCCACGGTATCGTCGCCGCTGGCGGTGGTCGTCGTTGACGAGTCGGCGAAGCCGGTTGCGGCGCCCCCCAATGCCGTGAAGTCGTTGTCTCCGGCGGCGAAGTCACGGATGTCCCCTGCGAAGGGGAAGCCGAGGACGGGCCCGGGCGCTACGGCAGCTGCGGTGACGCCCGCCCCGCCGGAGTGGGAGAGGGGAGTAGGCGCGGAGGAGAGGGGCCAGCTGGCTCGGCGGCTTGGGGAGGAGTCCAGGGGGTGGTTCCTCGGGTTCGTGGAGCGGTTCCTGGACGCCGACGTGTCGGCAGCGGCGCCGTGGGACCGCGAGCGCGCGGCCAGGATGCTCCCGCAGCTGAAGCGCGTCAACGACTGGCTCGGCGAGATCGGGACGCGCGGCgaggcgccaccgccgccgccgccggcgcaggACGGGGACGAGGAGGCTGCGGCCACCGCTGTCGCTGCTACTTCGGCCAACGGCTGCGGCGTGCCGGAGGAGACGATCGAGCGGCTGAGGAAGAAGATCTACGAGTTCCTTCTCACCAATGTCGACTCAGCTGCCGCGGTGCTCGGCGGCGCGGCAGCCCCGCCGGCCCCGGCGCCGGCGAGCGGGAAGAAGTCGTGA